A window of the Haloquadratum walsbyi C23 genome harbors these coding sequences:
- a CDS encoding DUF3209 family protein, which yields MTCHEIEALKLGLMNVLGTTDESARQHAYAELEGALEGPIEALAEAEDLSAVQRHLDAALVDLEETVATTEKSDPEYDYLRGRLIAVRDAEQSIQRLSMQGESVLNGFAETHDLLHETFPVDE from the coding sequence ATGACTTGCCACGAAATTGAAGCACTCAAACTTGGATTGATGAACGTTCTTGGTACCACTGATGAAAGCGCCCGACAGCACGCATACGCAGAGCTTGAGGGTGCGCTTGAGGGACCAATTGAAGCACTTGCTGAGGCTGAGGACCTCTCAGCCGTTCAGCGGCATCTTGATGCAGCACTCGTTGATCTTGAAGAAACAGTTGCAACGACTGAAAAAAGCGACCCTGAGTATGATTACCTCCGCGGACGACTCATTGCTGTCCGCGATGCCGAACAGTCAATTCAACGACTCAGTATGCAGGGAGAGTCGGTGCTTAATGGGTTTGCTGAGACGCATGACTTACTGCATGAGACTTTCCCAGTCGACGAATGA
- the cobJ gene encoding precorrin-3B C(17)-methyltransferase has translation MSTDDTADTKDTAESSSDQNPTPQVEPADVATESTCGASQTQAGAESTTASDSTSQCGGSTDASASASSSSSSSCGATSTDEDDTSENVGATVDDFEADPGRLLAVGLGPGQPEGMTARARSALGSAEHIVGYTTYIDLLPDEITEDADDIYDTPMCGEVSRTEEAIDRALAGNDVAIVGSGDPNVYALAGLALEILESKGGTASMVEFEVVPGVPAAQSCAARVGAPLVNDTVSVSLSDHLTSMETIESRLHAVAAEGFTITIYNPWSRKRRENFETCCEILLEHRDPDTPVGVVHGAGRDDEQSKIIELGELESLGETDLIDMTTTIIVGNEETYVWDDRMVTPRGYETKYDY, from the coding sequence ATGAGTACTGACGACACAGCAGACACGAAAGACACGGCAGAATCGAGTTCAGATCAAAACCCAACTCCGCAAGTAGAACCCGCTGATGTAGCGACAGAATCGACGTGTGGTGCATCACAGACACAAGCTGGCGCTGAATCGACAACAGCGTCTGACTCAACATCACAGTGTGGTGGGTCGACGGATGCATCTGCATCCGCATCGTCCAGCAGTAGTTCTTCGTGTGGAGCAACGTCAACAGATGAAGATGATACATCTGAGAATGTTGGTGCCACGGTTGATGATTTTGAAGCGGACCCTGGGCGACTTCTTGCCGTTGGACTTGGTCCTGGGCAGCCGGAGGGAATGACAGCTCGTGCACGTTCAGCACTTGGATCTGCTGAGCACATTGTTGGCTATACCACGTATATTGACCTCCTTCCGGATGAGATTACTGAAGATGCAGACGATATCTATGATACCCCAATGTGTGGAGAGGTGTCACGAACTGAGGAGGCAATTGACCGGGCACTTGCTGGAAATGATGTTGCGATTGTCGGCTCAGGCGATCCGAATGTCTACGCACTTGCGGGACTTGCACTTGAGATTCTTGAATCAAAGGGTGGCACAGCTTCAATGGTTGAGTTTGAAGTTGTTCCAGGCGTGCCAGCAGCACAATCATGTGCAGCACGTGTTGGAGCCCCTCTCGTCAATGACACTGTTTCGGTTTCGTTGTCAGACCATCTTACATCGATGGAGACAATCGAATCACGACTTCATGCTGTTGCTGCCGAAGGATTCACAATCACTATATACAATCCATGGAGTCGAAAACGGCGTGAGAACTTCGAAACTTGTTGTGAGATTCTTCTTGAGCATCGTGATCCAGACACTCCCGTTGGAGTTGTTCACGGTGCTGGTCGGGATGATGAGCAAAGTAAGATTATCGAACTTGGTGAACTTGAGTCACTCGGAGAGACTGATCTTATTGACATGACAACGACAATTATCGTTGGAAATGAAGAGACGTACGTCTGGGATGATCGCATGGTCACACCACGTGGATACGAGACAAAATATGACTATTAA
- a CDS encoding helix-turn-helix transcriptional regulator: MLDSDHSLDTIVGKRQSFLESLEKNSKDKCELETDLDISRSTVDRGIRELSNAGLVTSTNSDYQLTLAGRTALTAAQQYHRRLQEIDSGRDLLSTLPSGIDIADVFLDGASYAQASPEIPDRIIRYLFDSIESADVFRGVSPVALAGYLDEFYAVTTANGTIVKHVVDEDVVETLLAAPELRSGFIKQAQHDHVSLLSGDISFNYGLWIVDDIEAGIVFYTDTGVRGIIINDSDAAIQWAHNQWESVMADATSIHQSTPQVANSEISGDSRMENTVSSTEDIDVDSNLETNSNTETTDEIGAQTEQTAESDSASPHEDQTTQADTETSEFQDNSGS; encoded by the coding sequence ATGCTCGACTCCGACCATTCACTGGACACTATTGTCGGTAAACGGCAATCGTTTCTCGAGTCATTAGAAAAAAATTCAAAAGACAAGTGTGAACTTGAGACGGATCTTGATATATCTCGATCGACTGTCGATCGTGGGATTCGTGAACTTTCGAACGCTGGACTCGTTACTTCGACAAATAGTGACTATCAATTGACGCTTGCTGGTCGGACGGCGCTCACAGCAGCACAACAGTACCACAGACGGTTGCAAGAGATTGATTCTGGCCGTGACCTCCTTTCAACGCTTCCAAGTGGTATCGACATTGCTGATGTTTTTCTCGATGGCGCTTCGTATGCCCAAGCATCCCCTGAGATTCCAGATCGGATAATCAGATATCTTTTTGACAGTATCGAATCCGCAGATGTGTTTCGAGGCGTTTCACCTGTTGCGCTTGCAGGATATCTAGATGAATTTTACGCTGTGACAACCGCGAATGGAACAATCGTGAAGCATGTTGTCGATGAAGATGTTGTTGAGACACTACTCGCAGCGCCTGAACTCCGCTCAGGATTTATTAAACAGGCACAACATGACCATGTAAGCCTGCTGAGCGGAGATATTTCATTTAATTATGGGCTCTGGATTGTTGATGATATTGAGGCGGGAATTGTGTTCTATACCGACACCGGTGTTCGTGGCATTATTATCAATGATAGCGATGCTGCAATACAGTGGGCACACAACCAGTGGGAATCGGTAATGGCTGATGCAACGTCAATTCACCAATCCACCCCTCAGGTGGCTAACTCAGAGATCAGTGGCGACTCTCGAATGGAGAATACTGTTAGTTCAACCGAGGATATCGATGTTGACTCGAATCTTGAGACCAACAGCAACACCGAAACCACTGATGAAATCGGTGCACAGACAGAACAGACTGCTGAATCTGATTCCGCATCTCCACATGAAGATCAAACTACACAAGCCGATACGGAGACATCGGAGTTTCAAGATAACTCAGGATCGTAA
- a CDS encoding PspA/IM30 family protein yields MGILSRASYVVRSKLNSLLNRAEDPTETLEYSYEQMRDELQEVKQGIADLTTQKKRLEMQKRRLEENVEKHNEQAREAVRQDREDLARQALEKKQAKMSQIEDLEAQVSELQSTQDDLVEQKNELQNRIEEFRTKKETMKARYEAAEASSRVSEAMTGVGDEMNDVSRAIDRAEQETDEMEARSEAMDELADTGAFDEAISDKDKIDRELSSGRTDAAVDSELATLKSDVDGGTEETSSTTAESEGENKTNSESETSVSDPAVETELEELRDDENN; encoded by the coding sequence ATGGGAATCCTCTCACGCGCATCGTATGTCGTCCGTTCGAAACTGAACTCGCTGCTCAATCGCGCCGAGGATCCAACGGAAACGCTCGAATACTCATATGAGCAGATGCGCGACGAACTGCAGGAAGTCAAACAGGGGATCGCCGATCTGACAACACAAAAAAAGCGCCTTGAAATGCAGAAACGACGGCTTGAAGAAAACGTTGAAAAGCACAATGAACAGGCGCGAGAAGCTGTTCGTCAAGATCGTGAAGACCTGGCTCGACAGGCCCTCGAGAAGAAACAGGCAAAAATGTCACAAATCGAGGATCTTGAAGCGCAAGTCTCCGAACTCCAATCGACACAGGATGATCTTGTTGAGCAGAAAAATGAGCTACAAAACCGTATCGAGGAGTTCCGCACGAAGAAAGAGACAATGAAAGCGCGGTATGAAGCCGCTGAAGCATCATCGCGCGTCTCAGAGGCAATGACAGGTGTGGGCGACGAAATGAACGACGTCAGTCGGGCAATCGATCGTGCAGAACAAGAGACTGACGAAATGGAAGCTAGATCAGAAGCAATGGATGAACTTGCTGATACTGGTGCATTTGATGAAGCCATTTCTGATAAAGATAAAATTGACCGCGAACTGTCTTCGGGGCGGACTGACGCTGCTGTTGACAGCGAACTGGCAACATTAAAATCAGATGTTGATGGAGGGACTGAAGAGACGAGTAGCACCACCGCTGAAAGTGAAGGCGAGAATAAAACTAATTCCGAATCAGAAACATCTGTTTCCGACCCAGCTGTTGAGACAGAGTTAGAAGAATTGCGTGATGACGAAAATAACTGA
- a CDS encoding Vms1/Ankzf1 family peptidyl-tRNA hydrolase: MLDELLGRAELKAQIADLKEEKHHLERQLAAEEERRTDAVRERQEAEREVNQLQDRIEGLEERVERLSESQTERNELSVRTTQDIRGARRKNILDRIRSVETGPEGALTAMVTETVPDEIRRLLDERSALVQRLAPCLVCIDDAGMIAVAIELTAPPTPFVEWGTTFRIEPQWVAPAEPVTVAVVRSDIFALGVYDGSTLTHVTDVTTDVMDAHSKGGFSQARFERRRDQQIEDHLEHAHEAIETHLTENSQIQTSEVVVLGEKTVLGAFSDLAGRRETVDATGEPKSALEDAVDEFWTIRVSTL; this comes from the coding sequence ATGCTCGATGAACTGCTCGGCCGTGCCGAATTAAAGGCTCAGATCGCAGATCTTAAAGAGGAAAAACATCACCTTGAGCGTCAGCTCGCAGCGGAGGAAGAGCGTCGGACAGACGCCGTTCGCGAGCGTCAAGAGGCCGAGCGGGAGGTTAATCAACTTCAGGATCGAATTGAAGGGCTCGAAGAGCGTGTTGAACGACTCTCAGAGTCACAGACGGAGCGAAATGAACTCTCAGTTCGCACGACTCAGGACATCCGGGGTGCGCGTCGAAAAAACATACTTGATCGAATCCGCTCTGTTGAGACCGGTCCGGAAGGTGCATTGACTGCAATGGTCACTGAAACAGTGCCTGATGAGATACGGAGATTGCTTGACGAACGGAGTGCACTCGTGCAGCGCCTTGCACCATGTCTTGTCTGTATTGATGATGCTGGAATGATTGCCGTTGCGATTGAGTTGACAGCTCCGCCGACTCCATTTGTTGAATGGGGGACAACATTTCGTATCGAGCCACAATGGGTTGCCCCAGCAGAACCGGTAACTGTCGCAGTCGTTCGGTCTGATATTTTTGCACTTGGTGTCTATGATGGGTCAACACTCACACACGTAACAGATGTTACCACCGATGTAATGGACGCACACTCGAAAGGTGGATTCTCACAAGCACGGTTTGAACGTCGTCGTGATCAACAGATTGAGGATCATCTTGAACACGCGCATGAGGCAATCGAGACACATCTTACAGAAAATAGTCAGATACAGACAAGTGAAGTAGTGGTCCTTGGAGAAAAAACAGTGTTAGGTGCATTCAGTGATCTCGCAGGTCGGCGAGAAACAGTTGATGCAACAGGTGAGCCAAAATCAGCACTTGAAGATGCAGTCGATGAATTTTGGACGATTCGAGTCTCAACTCTATAA
- a CDS encoding precorrin-3B C(17)-methyltransferase translates to MSTTAETTSDAGTLYVVGIGPGLPEAMTQQAKTVIETADCVIVSNLYQEFLRADGTLPETTADIDDGKYTRPDGTEQELLRSSMGSQVELAIEAFERVREGQDIAHVSGGDPNVYGKSDLLFTMARAEEATDVPIEVIPGVTAALGGAANLGAPLSNDFCTVSLSDKWRGWAEIEEKLRAAAIAGFIIVLYNCWRDYERAIEVIREERADDVPVAIFNDAGRETAGRNLDDETHTICQLDEATTHDDKVGGMGTSILVGNHETTVWRNDTRAFLVTPRGGRDVEDF, encoded by the coding sequence ATGAGCACAACCGCTGAGACGACATCCGACGCTGGAACATTGTATGTTGTCGGCATCGGACCTGGACTCCCAGAAGCAATGACACAGCAAGCAAAAACGGTTATTGAGACAGCTGATTGTGTTATTGTTTCAAACCTTTATCAGGAATTTCTCCGCGCTGATGGGACACTTCCAGAAACAACAGCAGATATTGATGATGGGAAATACACACGACCAGACGGAACCGAACAGGAGCTTCTTCGCTCCTCAATGGGATCACAGGTTGAACTTGCAATAGAGGCATTCGAGCGTGTACGGGAAGGACAGGATATTGCACATGTCTCTGGTGGCGATCCAAACGTCTACGGCAAATCGGATTTGTTGTTCACGATGGCACGTGCAGAGGAGGCAACAGATGTCCCTATTGAGGTCATCCCCGGTGTTACCGCAGCGCTCGGTGGAGCCGCGAATCTGGGAGCTCCATTGAGCAATGACTTCTGTACGGTCTCACTTTCAGACAAGTGGCGTGGATGGGCTGAAATCGAAGAGAAACTCCGTGCAGCAGCGATTGCAGGCTTCATTATTGTTCTATACAACTGTTGGCGTGACTATGAGCGTGCGATTGAGGTAATTCGTGAAGAGCGTGCTGATGACGTCCCGGTGGCGATATTCAACGATGCCGGTCGTGAGACAGCAGGCCGAAATCTCGATGATGAAACACACACGATATGCCAACTCGATGAGGCGACAACACATGATGACAAAGTCGGTGGTATGGGAACATCGATTCTTGTTGGAAATCATGAGACGACAGTATGGCGAAATGACACCCGAGCATTTCTTGTTACACCCCGTGGTGGACGCGATGTTGAGGACTTCTGA
- a CDS encoding MogA/MoaB family molybdenum cofactor biosynthesis protein translates to MDANSDTDHTHTEGHTENTNHGHHHGADGDDDHDHNHTHHAHDVGTLGVAIFTVSSSRSLTDDAAGDAIVAAFESAGHTIITREIVDDDVHRIQSVVETAVSDADTDIVVTTGGTGITPDDVTIEAVSDQYDKSLPGFGELFRRRSEAEIGTRVLGTRATAGIIDTVPVFCLPGSENAATLGSTELIVPEAPHLAGLATRDET, encoded by the coding sequence ATGGATGCGAATTCTGATACGGATCATACTCACACCGAAGGACACACAGAAAACACGAATCATGGTCATCATCACGGTGCCGATGGGGATGATGATCATGACCACAATCACACCCACCATGCACACGATGTTGGAACACTTGGTGTTGCAATCTTCACCGTCTCATCATCTCGTTCCCTCACCGATGATGCCGCGGGTGATGCTATTGTAGCAGCATTTGAGTCTGCAGGTCACACAATCATCACTCGTGAAATTGTCGATGATGATGTTCACCGGATTCAATCAGTCGTTGAGACAGCCGTTTCGGACGCAGACACTGATATCGTCGTGACGACAGGCGGAACTGGAATTACCCCAGATGATGTTACAATTGAGGCTGTTAGCGATCAATATGATAAATCACTTCCTGGGTTTGGCGAATTATTCCGTCGCAGATCTGAAGCTGAAATTGGGACTCGTGTTCTTGGGACACGGGCAACAGCAGGAATCATCGATACTGTTCCGGTTTTTTGTCTCCCTGGAAGTGAAAATGCCGCAACATTGGGCAGTACCGAACTCATCGTGCCTGAGGCACCACATCTCGCAGGGCTTGCAACGCGCGATGAGACGTGA
- a CDS encoding dienelactone hydrolase family protein, with amino-acid sequence MSHTVHFNGGRDARGHLDTRESKAKYTIDSCVIACPPHPQHGGHSSDRRLQVVSDQLPPEIDCLRITYGSWDHGHGEYADVANALEWAHNRYDQCGLFGYSFGAALAIGVATTSTCVEFVSALAPPQSIDDGSVVETTTALYNTNIPTQLIYGTQDEMISINPTVEMLQQNASSDKFDIRSFPTGHAFQMFLDKVGIAVSSFADNITNSERKYSA; translated from the coding sequence GTGAGTCACACTGTTCATTTTAACGGTGGACGAGACGCCCGTGGGCACCTGGATACGAGGGAGAGCAAAGCTAAGTATACAATCGATAGTTGTGTGATTGCATGTCCACCACACCCACAGCATGGTGGTCATAGTAGTGATAGACGACTCCAAGTTGTGAGTGACCAACTCCCTCCGGAGATTGATTGCCTACGGATTACATATGGGTCGTGGGACCACGGTCACGGTGAGTACGCTGACGTTGCTAACGCTCTCGAGTGGGCACATAATCGATATGATCAGTGTGGATTATTTGGATATAGTTTCGGTGCTGCGCTCGCAATTGGCGTTGCAACAACAAGCACCTGCGTTGAGTTTGTATCTGCACTTGCCCCACCACAATCAATTGATGATGGGTCAGTTGTTGAAACAACAACCGCCTTATACAATACAAACATCCCAACACAACTTATCTACGGAACACAAGATGAGATGATCAGCATCAATCCAACTGTTGAAATGTTACAGCAGAACGCATCTTCCGATAAATTTGATATTCGATCATTCCCGACAGGTCATGCTTTTCAGATGTTTCTTGATAAGGTTGGCATCGCTGTCAGCTCATTCGCTGACAATATTACTAATTCAGAGAGAAAATATTCAGCGTAA
- a CDS encoding zinc-binding dehydrogenase has product MEAVQFAAHGDRDVIEYGEFPNPTIERDEVLVDVKAASVNHLDVWTRRGLPGIDVEMPHIPGSDMAGVVSETGADVTRFDPGDHVALIAGVAGDTDEFTRKGDPTLAADYHLIGEHVRGVHSEYTAVPAANLVPVPDHVPWEIAGSTSLVFQTAWRMLIDRAELRTGEHVLIHGASGGVGHAAVQIASHAGATVSATASTERKLEHAADYGAEHLINYENTSFADEIYQITDGRGVDIVIDHVGEATYEGSLKSLRKGGRLITCGATTGPNPDANLNRIFWNQLQIIGSTMATPGQAEEVLDLVWDGTLKPHIRETLPMSDIAHAHELLENREGFGKVVVIPDSEY; this is encoded by the coding sequence ATGGAAGCCGTTCAATTCGCTGCACATGGTGATCGTGATGTCATTGAGTATGGTGAATTTCCGAATCCAACCATCGAACGGGATGAAGTGCTCGTTGATGTAAAAGCCGCATCGGTTAATCATCTTGATGTATGGACACGACGTGGGCTACCAGGAATCGATGTCGAGATGCCACATATACCTGGGAGTGATATGGCAGGAGTTGTCAGCGAAACTGGTGCAGACGTCACGCGATTTGACCCTGGTGATCACGTAGCGCTCATTGCTGGTGTGGCGGGTGATACCGATGAATTCACCCGAAAAGGAGATCCAACACTTGCCGCAGATTATCATCTTATCGGTGAACACGTCCGGGGAGTCCACTCAGAATATACCGCAGTGCCCGCTGCAAATCTTGTTCCTGTTCCTGATCATGTACCATGGGAGATTGCCGGCTCAACTTCATTGGTGTTTCAAACAGCCTGGCGGATGCTCATCGATCGTGCAGAACTTCGAACTGGTGAACATGTGCTTATTCATGGCGCTTCCGGTGGCGTTGGACATGCAGCCGTGCAAATTGCCAGTCATGCCGGTGCAACGGTATCAGCAACAGCATCAACGGAGCGAAAACTTGAGCATGCTGCTGACTACGGCGCTGAGCATTTGATTAATTATGAGAATACATCATTTGCTGACGAAATATATCAAATAACGGATGGTCGTGGTGTTGACATCGTTATTGATCATGTTGGTGAAGCAACGTATGAAGGATCATTGAAAAGTCTTCGAAAGGGTGGGCGATTAATTACATGTGGAGCGACGACAGGTCCAAATCCTGATGCCAATCTGAATCGGATTTTCTGGAATCAACTCCAGATTATCGGATCAACGATGGCAACACCCGGGCAAGCTGAGGAAGTATTAGATCTGGTCTGGGATGGAACACTTAAACCGCATATTCGTGAGACATTGCCTATGAGCGATATTGCTCATGCGCATGAATTGCTAGAGAATCGTGAGGGCTTTGGGAAGGTGGTTGTAATCCCGGATAGTGAATACTGA
- a CDS encoding DUF5802 family protein, translating into MFESFSGSYYLGKLYVEPTNRDLPAIQQDDHERMNAQLYGDDGVIRVDAPLVMKIDTGHLPVLGDTSVPTGTLSVPQSINDGDLPAERNVLVAKSDRARELLQYAGYRFGDDAAVT; encoded by the coding sequence ATGTTTGAATCATTCTCCGGCAGTTATTATCTCGGGAAACTTTATGTTGAACCGACGAACAGAGATCTTCCTGCTATCCAGCAAGATGATCATGAGCGAATGAACGCACAATTATACGGAGATGACGGTGTCATCCGTGTTGATGCTCCGCTTGTTATGAAAATTGACACTGGACACCTTCCTGTGCTCGGTGATACATCCGTTCCTACTGGGACACTTTCAGTCCCGCAGTCGATCAATGATGGCGATCTTCCCGCTGAGCGTAATGTGTTAGTAGCCAAATCTGACCGAGCTAGAGAGTTATTACAGTACGCTGGCTATCGATTCGGCGATGATGCTGCCGTTACATAA
- a CDS encoding cobalamin biosynthesis protein CbiG — protein sequence MNTNTSSVSTATAASDGGRSINSIGIVSFERKWDTATTIRATLTEEFSTVDLIEYDGDVFERHWGEYDCLLGLMASGIVMRKSANLLADASAPSQPTVVTDEELTWAIPILGGEDGANQVATALEQMGAVPAVTSGSVTNRNDAQSTALKSHVDSETEMTATQLDIRTDASSIIAPEGPAVVLVDDETAVTTTNTTTAILGVAAADTATPEIIDTAWTTILADHDTVTIDDVAVIATLDPTDALTTAAKEMGLAVACVDADPPAVDADAVTDAEVAVTQLDTSIESITTTTMTTTTATSETQTMNGDTAVTVALAIISEDAQ from the coding sequence ATGAACACAAACACGAGTTCTGTATCGACTGCAACGGCTGCCTCGGACGGTGGACGCTCTATCAACAGTATCGGGATTGTCAGTTTTGAGCGAAAGTGGGACACAGCAACCACTATCAGAGCAACGCTCACTGAGGAGTTCTCAACCGTTGATCTCATCGAGTATGATGGGGATGTGTTTGAGCGCCACTGGGGTGAATATGACTGCCTTCTCGGGTTGATGGCCAGTGGTATTGTGATGCGAAAAAGTGCCAATTTACTCGCAGATGCGTCTGCCCCTTCACAGCCGACTGTTGTCACCGATGAAGAGCTCACATGGGCAATTCCCATACTTGGCGGTGAGGATGGTGCAAATCAGGTTGCCACAGCACTTGAGCAAATGGGGGCGGTCCCAGCAGTGACAAGTGGGTCAGTTACCAATCGCAATGACGCACAGTCAACAGCGCTTAAATCGCATGTCGATAGCGAGACGGAAATGACCGCTACTCAATTAGATATTCGGACAGATGCATCATCAATCATCGCTCCGGAGGGACCAGCAGTGGTATTGGTTGATGATGAAACAGCGGTCACAACGACAAATACAACGACCGCTATCCTTGGCGTAGCAGCCGCGGATACAGCGACACCTGAGATAATTGATACCGCGTGGACAACGATTCTTGCAGACCACGATACGGTAACAATTGATGATGTTGCAGTTATTGCAACACTTGATCCGACTGATGCGCTCACCACCGCAGCGAAAGAGATGGGTCTCGCAGTTGCTTGCGTCGACGCGGATCCTCCCGCGGTTGACGCGGACGCAGTTACGGACGCGGAAGTAGCAGTCACACAGTTGGATACATCAATAGAATCAATCACAACCACAACTATGACGACGACCACAGCCACATCAGAAACACAAACAATGAACGGTGATACTGCAGTTACGGTAGCTCTGGCAATCATATCGGAGGATGCACAATGA
- a CDS encoding CbiX/SirB N-terminal domain-containing protein yields the protein MSNQNIKTSISPSPQSATAARFDDEAVLLIGHGSRREKSNEQVETLAADLEARLDVPTDAAFLELATPAIEEAIDTLAASVSAISVVHLSLFAASHVKNDVPLALEQARTDYPELTINNGAHLGVHPALIDLLDDRAAAVESTLEVDRHTDDVAVVLCARGSSDPDSNGDVHKLARLLYEGREFDDVAATFIGVTDPVLDETLHRVAKTRPDAIVVLPYMLGDGVLTGRIREGADSFDEEYPYLSAAAGDPLGTDSRLLDVLSDRWQEARTDSVEMSCDTCKYKVDLEGYAEDVGGARATLRALIHQETHADRDDVDSDPDTHDAPAKHVTVCMNQTCAADGAASVLEQLRQSARDSDTCDVRITRSSCLGRCGDGPMVAVYPDGVWYGSVDDEGATEIVSSHLDRDRIVSDYVDQTL from the coding sequence ATGAGTAATCAGAACATCAAAACCTCAATCTCTCCATCACCGCAGTCAGCAACTGCAGCAAGATTTGACGATGAGGCAGTGCTGCTTATCGGTCATGGCTCTCGTCGTGAAAAGTCGAATGAGCAGGTCGAGACCCTCGCTGCTGATCTTGAAGCCCGTCTTGACGTGCCGACTGATGCCGCATTTCTCGAACTTGCGACTCCAGCGATTGAGGAAGCAATCGACACGCTTGCGGCTTCAGTCAGTGCAATTTCTGTTGTACATCTCTCGTTATTTGCTGCGAGCCATGTCAAAAATGATGTTCCACTGGCGCTTGAGCAAGCCCGTACAGATTATCCTGAATTAACGATTAACAACGGAGCGCATCTTGGCGTTCATCCGGCACTCATTGACTTATTGGATGACCGCGCTGCAGCAGTCGAATCAACGCTTGAGGTTGATAGACACACAGACGATGTTGCAGTCGTTCTGTGTGCTCGTGGCTCGAGTGATCCGGATTCAAACGGAGACGTTCACAAACTTGCTCGGTTGTTGTATGAAGGACGGGAATTTGATGATGTCGCAGCTACATTCATTGGAGTGACAGACCCAGTACTTGATGAGACACTTCATCGTGTTGCAAAAACGCGTCCAGATGCAATCGTTGTTCTGCCATATATGCTTGGTGATGGCGTCCTGACTGGTCGAATTCGTGAAGGTGCCGACTCATTTGATGAAGAATATCCATATCTCTCAGCCGCCGCTGGCGATCCACTTGGGACGGACTCACGACTTCTTGATGTTCTTTCAGACCGATGGCAGGAAGCTCGCACTGATAGTGTTGAGATGTCCTGTGATACGTGTAAATACAAAGTTGACCTCGAGGGGTATGCTGAAGATGTTGGTGGTGCACGGGCGACATTACGAGCGCTTATTCATCAAGAAACACACGCCGATCGCGATGATGTAGACTCGGATCCGGATACGCACGATGCCCCCGCAAAGCATGTTACCGTCTGTATGAATCAGACGTGCGCTGCGGATGGTGCTGCGAGCGTTCTTGAACAGTTACGACAGTCTGCCCGCGATTCTGATACCTGTGATGTCCGCATTACACGGAGCTCCTGTCTTGGTCGGTGTGGTGATGGTCCTATGGTTGCTGTTTACCCTGATGGCGTCTGGTATGGCAGTGTCGATGATGAAGGAGCAACCGAGATTGTCTCCTCACATCTTGATCGGGATCGAATCGTCAGTGACTATGTTGATCAGACACTATAA